The Megachile rotundata isolate GNS110a chromosome 3, iyMegRotu1, whole genome shotgun sequence genome includes a window with the following:
- the simj gene encoding transcriptional repressor p66-beta simjang isoform X1, with amino-acid sequence MEAMDLDGDAVVDLSVSSSGRRNSPSIAVNSGDVGVPLDLGIHLSASSNVDNTMPEARNIQNAARGILAPKSGDDRKTRRNLRPRIEISYAETPDERRINGYVNGNADSDEGDMPPLPPIKELTSDELAERERTLRKLREELRSEEMKLVLLKKLRQSQQLKENIAAVPKVPSKLPPPVTVQQAPHSVRDFSLRTAKAPPPLLRGQPAPSRSSSLHAPPPGMLLPPTVGRSPTSSTGMPPNMVIPQPPHPRGRPPSATPNVSNYHAPADRTERSTKDPTPSPAHQVSKLLVGSQENKTTASLSTPVISEQERPRDDNQTPAQRQAAAKLALRKQLEKTLLQIPPPKPPPPEMHFVPNPSNTEFIYLVGLEHVVDFITKEPAIPPPPEPFECTQCKTDFTPVWKWEKPVTGGKKESPRGQHATFQRPPAGRDPRVICEHCVTTNVKKALKAEHTNRLKTAFVKALQQEQEIEQRLAQAACPSPDPPAPKPVPKAATPTRRVATPPAPPPQVPPAPTLAPTPPAPKLQEHPLVKLAESGKFSPHHAAAAAALQQQLLRELAKNPVPGLPPHQPLPAHMMPPFTSILYPYQLAMAQAGGKGLAELQRQAADLQRQYLLDMIPSQASQAQGNQAPPRAHPHNWKT; translated from the exons atggaagccatggatctggACGGGGATGCTGTGGTGGATTTAAGTGTCAG CAGCAGTGGCAGGAGAAATTCTCCATCGATCGCCGTTAACTCTGGTGATGTAGGAGTTCCATTGGATTTAGGCATACATTTGTCGGCAAGCTCTAACGTGGATAATACTATGCCTGAAGCACGTAATATTCAGAATGCAGCAAGGGGCATTTTGGCTCCAAAATCTGGAGACGATAGGAAAACACGGCGTAATCTTAGACCTAGGATTGAAATAAGTTATGCAGAGACTCCTGATGAACGTAGAATAAATGGTTACGTGAATGGAAATGCAGACAGCGATGAAG GTGACATGCCTCCGCTGCCTCCGATAAAAGAGTTAACGTCGGATGAATTAGCTGAACGTGAAAGAACGCTTAGAAAATTAAGGGAGGAACTTAGATCTGAGGAAATGAAATTGGTATTGCTAAAGAAGTTAAGGCAATCTCAGCAGTTGAAGGAAAATATTGCTGCAGTGCCCAAAGTACCCAGCAAATTACCTCCACCAGTTACAGTACAACAAGCTCCTCATAG CGTACGTGATTTTAGTCTTAGGACAGCAAAAGCTCCTCCACCTCTTCTCAGAGGACAACCTGCACCAAGCAGAAGCAGTAGTTTACATGCTCCTCCACCTGGAATGTTATTACCACCTACAGTTGGTCGAAGTCCTACTTCAAGTACTGGAATGCCACCTAACATGGTGATACCACAGCCACCTCATCCTAGGGGCAGACCACCAAGTGCAACACCAAATGTATCAAATTATCACGCACCAGCAGACAGAACTGAAAGGTCTACTAAAGACCCGACCCCCTCCCCGGCACATCAAGTAAGTAAG CTGCTTGTCGGATCTCAAGAAAATAAAACCACCGCATCCTTAAGCACACCTGTGATTTCAGAACAG GAAAGACCAAGGGATGATAATCAGACACCTGCGCAACGTCAAGCAGCTGCTAAATTGGCTTTGAGAAAGCAACTCGAAAAAACGTTATTACAAATACCACCTCCGAAACCACCGCCGCCTGAGATGCACTTTGTACCAAATCCTTCCAACACGGAGTTCATATATTTGGTCGGTTTAGAACATGTAGTTGATTTTATCACTAAGGAGCCTGCTATTCCACCACCTCCAGAACCGTTCGAGTGTACTCAATGCAAAACGGACTTTACGCCTGTGTGGAAATGGGAGAAGCCGGTGACCGGTGGCAAGAAAGAAAGTCCAAGAGGACAACACGCAACTTTCCAGAGACCTCCGGCAGGTCGCGATCCTAGAGTCATATGTGAACACTGTGTGACGACAAACGTTAAAAAGGCTCTTAAAGCAGAACATACTAATCG GTTAAAGACAGCGTTCGTGAAAGCATTGCAACAGGAACAAGAAATCGAACAAAGGTTGGCACAAGCAGCTTGTCCAAGTCCAGATCCACCAGCGCCAAAACCAGTTCCTAAAGCAGCTACTCCCACAAGAAGAGTAGCAACACCACCAGCCCCTCCGCCGCAAGTACCACCGGCTCCAACGCTAGCCCCGACTCCACCAGCCCCTAAATTGCAAGAGCATCCTTTGGTTAAGTTAGCAGAAAGTGGAAAGTTCAGTCCACACCATGCTGCTGCTGCAGCTGCATTGCAGCAACAGTTACTCAGAG AACTGGCAAAAAATCCTGTACCAGGTCTACCACCTCATCAACCTCTTCCCGCTCACATGATGCCACCATTTACCTCAATACTGTACCCTTATCAGCTGGCAATGGCACAGGCTGGCGGAAAGGGACTCGCAGAATTACAACGACAAGCAGCAGATTTGCAACGCCAATATTTGCTTGACATGATTCCGTCGCAAGCATCTCAAGCACAAGGCAACCAAGCTCCACCGCGAGCCCATCCGCATAATTGGAAAACGTAA
- the simj gene encoding transcriptional repressor p66-beta simjang isoform X4, whose translation MEAMDLDGDAVVDLSVSSSGRRNSPSIAVNSGDVGVPLDLGIHLSASSNVDNTMPEARNIQNAARGILAPKSGDDRKTRRNLRPRIEISYAETPDERRINGYVNGNADSDEGDMPPLPPIKELTSDELAERERTLRKLREELRSEEMKLVLLKKLRQSQQLKENIAAVPKVPSKLPPPVTVQQAPHSVRDFSLRTAKAPPPLLRGQPAPSRSSSLHAPPPGMLLPPTVGRSPTSSTGMPPNMVIPQPPHPRGRPPSATPNVSNYHAPADRTERSTKDPTPSPAHQVSKERPRDDNQTPAQRQAAAKLALRKQLEKTLLQIPPPKPPPPEMHFVPNPSNTEFIYLVGLEHVVDFITKEPAIPPPPEPFECTQCKTDFTPVWKWEKPVTGGKKESPRGQHATFQRPPAGRDPRVICEHCVTTNVKKALKAEHTNRLKTAFVKALQQEQEIEQRLAQAACPSPDPPAPKPVPKAATPTRRVATPPAPPPQVPPAPTLAPTPPAPKLQEHPLVKLAESGKFSPHHAAAAAALQQQLLRELAKNPVPGLPPHQPLPAHMMPPFTSILYPYQLAMAQAGGKGLAELQRQAADLQRQYLLDMIPSQASQAQGNQAPPRAHPHNWKT comes from the exons atggaagccatggatctggACGGGGATGCTGTGGTGGATTTAAGTGTCAG CAGCAGTGGCAGGAGAAATTCTCCATCGATCGCCGTTAACTCTGGTGATGTAGGAGTTCCATTGGATTTAGGCATACATTTGTCGGCAAGCTCTAACGTGGATAATACTATGCCTGAAGCACGTAATATTCAGAATGCAGCAAGGGGCATTTTGGCTCCAAAATCTGGAGACGATAGGAAAACACGGCGTAATCTTAGACCTAGGATTGAAATAAGTTATGCAGAGACTCCTGATGAACGTAGAATAAATGGTTACGTGAATGGAAATGCAGACAGCGATGAAG GTGACATGCCTCCGCTGCCTCCGATAAAAGAGTTAACGTCGGATGAATTAGCTGAACGTGAAAGAACGCTTAGAAAATTAAGGGAGGAACTTAGATCTGAGGAAATGAAATTGGTATTGCTAAAGAAGTTAAGGCAATCTCAGCAGTTGAAGGAAAATATTGCTGCAGTGCCCAAAGTACCCAGCAAATTACCTCCACCAGTTACAGTACAACAAGCTCCTCATAG CGTACGTGATTTTAGTCTTAGGACAGCAAAAGCTCCTCCACCTCTTCTCAGAGGACAACCTGCACCAAGCAGAAGCAGTAGTTTACATGCTCCTCCACCTGGAATGTTATTACCACCTACAGTTGGTCGAAGTCCTACTTCAAGTACTGGAATGCCACCTAACATGGTGATACCACAGCCACCTCATCCTAGGGGCAGACCACCAAGTGCAACACCAAATGTATCAAATTATCACGCACCAGCAGACAGAACTGAAAGGTCTACTAAAGACCCGACCCCCTCCCCGGCACATCAAGTAAGTAAG GAAAGACCAAGGGATGATAATCAGACACCTGCGCAACGTCAAGCAGCTGCTAAATTGGCTTTGAGAAAGCAACTCGAAAAAACGTTATTACAAATACCACCTCCGAAACCACCGCCGCCTGAGATGCACTTTGTACCAAATCCTTCCAACACGGAGTTCATATATTTGGTCGGTTTAGAACATGTAGTTGATTTTATCACTAAGGAGCCTGCTATTCCACCACCTCCAGAACCGTTCGAGTGTACTCAATGCAAAACGGACTTTACGCCTGTGTGGAAATGGGAGAAGCCGGTGACCGGTGGCAAGAAAGAAAGTCCAAGAGGACAACACGCAACTTTCCAGAGACCTCCGGCAGGTCGCGATCCTAGAGTCATATGTGAACACTGTGTGACGACAAACGTTAAAAAGGCTCTTAAAGCAGAACATACTAATCG GTTAAAGACAGCGTTCGTGAAAGCATTGCAACAGGAACAAGAAATCGAACAAAGGTTGGCACAAGCAGCTTGTCCAAGTCCAGATCCACCAGCGCCAAAACCAGTTCCTAAAGCAGCTACTCCCACAAGAAGAGTAGCAACACCACCAGCCCCTCCGCCGCAAGTACCACCGGCTCCAACGCTAGCCCCGACTCCACCAGCCCCTAAATTGCAAGAGCATCCTTTGGTTAAGTTAGCAGAAAGTGGAAAGTTCAGTCCACACCATGCTGCTGCTGCAGCTGCATTGCAGCAACAGTTACTCAGAG AACTGGCAAAAAATCCTGTACCAGGTCTACCACCTCATCAACCTCTTCCCGCTCACATGATGCCACCATTTACCTCAATACTGTACCCTTATCAGCTGGCAATGGCACAGGCTGGCGGAAAGGGACTCGCAGAATTACAACGACAAGCAGCAGATTTGCAACGCCAATATTTGCTTGACATGATTCCGTCGCAAGCATCTCAAGCACAAGGCAACCAAGCTCCACCGCGAGCCCATCCGCATAATTGGAAAACGTAA
- the simj gene encoding transcriptional repressor p66-beta simjang isoform X2, protein MEAMDLDGDAVVDLSVSSGRRNSPSIAVNSGDVGVPLDLGIHLSASSNVDNTMPEARNIQNAARGILAPKSGDDRKTRRNLRPRIEISYAETPDERRINGYVNGNADSDEGDMPPLPPIKELTSDELAERERTLRKLREELRSEEMKLVLLKKLRQSQQLKENIAAVPKVPSKLPPPVTVQQAPHSVRDFSLRTAKAPPPLLRGQPAPSRSSSLHAPPPGMLLPPTVGRSPTSSTGMPPNMVIPQPPHPRGRPPSATPNVSNYHAPADRTERSTKDPTPSPAHQVSKLLVGSQENKTTASLSTPVISEQERPRDDNQTPAQRQAAAKLALRKQLEKTLLQIPPPKPPPPEMHFVPNPSNTEFIYLVGLEHVVDFITKEPAIPPPPEPFECTQCKTDFTPVWKWEKPVTGGKKESPRGQHATFQRPPAGRDPRVICEHCVTTNVKKALKAEHTNRLKTAFVKALQQEQEIEQRLAQAACPSPDPPAPKPVPKAATPTRRVATPPAPPPQVPPAPTLAPTPPAPKLQEHPLVKLAESGKFSPHHAAAAAALQQQLLRELAKNPVPGLPPHQPLPAHMMPPFTSILYPYQLAMAQAGGKGLAELQRQAADLQRQYLLDMIPSQASQAQGNQAPPRAHPHNWKT, encoded by the exons atggaagccatggatctggACGGGGATGCTGTGGTGGATTTAAGTGTCAG CAGTGGCAGGAGAAATTCTCCATCGATCGCCGTTAACTCTGGTGATGTAGGAGTTCCATTGGATTTAGGCATACATTTGTCGGCAAGCTCTAACGTGGATAATACTATGCCTGAAGCACGTAATATTCAGAATGCAGCAAGGGGCATTTTGGCTCCAAAATCTGGAGACGATAGGAAAACACGGCGTAATCTTAGACCTAGGATTGAAATAAGTTATGCAGAGACTCCTGATGAACGTAGAATAAATGGTTACGTGAATGGAAATGCAGACAGCGATGAAG GTGACATGCCTCCGCTGCCTCCGATAAAAGAGTTAACGTCGGATGAATTAGCTGAACGTGAAAGAACGCTTAGAAAATTAAGGGAGGAACTTAGATCTGAGGAAATGAAATTGGTATTGCTAAAGAAGTTAAGGCAATCTCAGCAGTTGAAGGAAAATATTGCTGCAGTGCCCAAAGTACCCAGCAAATTACCTCCACCAGTTACAGTACAACAAGCTCCTCATAG CGTACGTGATTTTAGTCTTAGGACAGCAAAAGCTCCTCCACCTCTTCTCAGAGGACAACCTGCACCAAGCAGAAGCAGTAGTTTACATGCTCCTCCACCTGGAATGTTATTACCACCTACAGTTGGTCGAAGTCCTACTTCAAGTACTGGAATGCCACCTAACATGGTGATACCACAGCCACCTCATCCTAGGGGCAGACCACCAAGTGCAACACCAAATGTATCAAATTATCACGCACCAGCAGACAGAACTGAAAGGTCTACTAAAGACCCGACCCCCTCCCCGGCACATCAAGTAAGTAAG CTGCTTGTCGGATCTCAAGAAAATAAAACCACCGCATCCTTAAGCACACCTGTGATTTCAGAACAG GAAAGACCAAGGGATGATAATCAGACACCTGCGCAACGTCAAGCAGCTGCTAAATTGGCTTTGAGAAAGCAACTCGAAAAAACGTTATTACAAATACCACCTCCGAAACCACCGCCGCCTGAGATGCACTTTGTACCAAATCCTTCCAACACGGAGTTCATATATTTGGTCGGTTTAGAACATGTAGTTGATTTTATCACTAAGGAGCCTGCTATTCCACCACCTCCAGAACCGTTCGAGTGTACTCAATGCAAAACGGACTTTACGCCTGTGTGGAAATGGGAGAAGCCGGTGACCGGTGGCAAGAAAGAAAGTCCAAGAGGACAACACGCAACTTTCCAGAGACCTCCGGCAGGTCGCGATCCTAGAGTCATATGTGAACACTGTGTGACGACAAACGTTAAAAAGGCTCTTAAAGCAGAACATACTAATCG GTTAAAGACAGCGTTCGTGAAAGCATTGCAACAGGAACAAGAAATCGAACAAAGGTTGGCACAAGCAGCTTGTCCAAGTCCAGATCCACCAGCGCCAAAACCAGTTCCTAAAGCAGCTACTCCCACAAGAAGAGTAGCAACACCACCAGCCCCTCCGCCGCAAGTACCACCGGCTCCAACGCTAGCCCCGACTCCACCAGCCCCTAAATTGCAAGAGCATCCTTTGGTTAAGTTAGCAGAAAGTGGAAAGTTCAGTCCACACCATGCTGCTGCTGCAGCTGCATTGCAGCAACAGTTACTCAGAG AACTGGCAAAAAATCCTGTACCAGGTCTACCACCTCATCAACCTCTTCCCGCTCACATGATGCCACCATTTACCTCAATACTGTACCCTTATCAGCTGGCAATGGCACAGGCTGGCGGAAAGGGACTCGCAGAATTACAACGACAAGCAGCAGATTTGCAACGCCAATATTTGCTTGACATGATTCCGTCGCAAGCATCTCAAGCACAAGGCAACCAAGCTCCACCGCGAGCCCATCCGCATAATTGGAAAACGTAA
- the simj gene encoding transcriptional repressor p66-beta simjang isoform X3 gives MEAMDLDGDAVVDLSVSSSGRRNSPSIAVNSGDVGVPLDLGIHLSASSNVDNTMPEARNIQNAARGILAPKSGDDRKTRRNLRPRIEISYAETPDERRINGYVNGNADSDEGDMPPLPPIKELTSDELAERERTLRKLREELRSEEMKLVLLKKLRQSQQLKENIAAVPKVPSKLPPPVTVQQAPHSLRTAKAPPPLLRGQPAPSRSSSLHAPPPGMLLPPTVGRSPTSSTGMPPNMVIPQPPHPRGRPPSATPNVSNYHAPADRTERSTKDPTPSPAHQVSKLLVGSQENKTTASLSTPVISEQERPRDDNQTPAQRQAAAKLALRKQLEKTLLQIPPPKPPPPEMHFVPNPSNTEFIYLVGLEHVVDFITKEPAIPPPPEPFECTQCKTDFTPVWKWEKPVTGGKKESPRGQHATFQRPPAGRDPRVICEHCVTTNVKKALKAEHTNRLKTAFVKALQQEQEIEQRLAQAACPSPDPPAPKPVPKAATPTRRVATPPAPPPQVPPAPTLAPTPPAPKLQEHPLVKLAESGKFSPHHAAAAAALQQQLLRELAKNPVPGLPPHQPLPAHMMPPFTSILYPYQLAMAQAGGKGLAELQRQAADLQRQYLLDMIPSQASQAQGNQAPPRAHPHNWKT, from the exons atggaagccatggatctggACGGGGATGCTGTGGTGGATTTAAGTGTCAG CAGCAGTGGCAGGAGAAATTCTCCATCGATCGCCGTTAACTCTGGTGATGTAGGAGTTCCATTGGATTTAGGCATACATTTGTCGGCAAGCTCTAACGTGGATAATACTATGCCTGAAGCACGTAATATTCAGAATGCAGCAAGGGGCATTTTGGCTCCAAAATCTGGAGACGATAGGAAAACACGGCGTAATCTTAGACCTAGGATTGAAATAAGTTATGCAGAGACTCCTGATGAACGTAGAATAAATGGTTACGTGAATGGAAATGCAGACAGCGATGAAG GTGACATGCCTCCGCTGCCTCCGATAAAAGAGTTAACGTCGGATGAATTAGCTGAACGTGAAAGAACGCTTAGAAAATTAAGGGAGGAACTTAGATCTGAGGAAATGAAATTGGTATTGCTAAAGAAGTTAAGGCAATCTCAGCAGTTGAAGGAAAATATTGCTGCAGTGCCCAAAGTACCCAGCAAATTACCTCCACCAGTTACAGTACAACAAGCTCCTCATAG TCTTAGGACAGCAAAAGCTCCTCCACCTCTTCTCAGAGGACAACCTGCACCAAGCAGAAGCAGTAGTTTACATGCTCCTCCACCTGGAATGTTATTACCACCTACAGTTGGTCGAAGTCCTACTTCAAGTACTGGAATGCCACCTAACATGGTGATACCACAGCCACCTCATCCTAGGGGCAGACCACCAAGTGCAACACCAAATGTATCAAATTATCACGCACCAGCAGACAGAACTGAAAGGTCTACTAAAGACCCGACCCCCTCCCCGGCACATCAAGTAAGTAAG CTGCTTGTCGGATCTCAAGAAAATAAAACCACCGCATCCTTAAGCACACCTGTGATTTCAGAACAG GAAAGACCAAGGGATGATAATCAGACACCTGCGCAACGTCAAGCAGCTGCTAAATTGGCTTTGAGAAAGCAACTCGAAAAAACGTTATTACAAATACCACCTCCGAAACCACCGCCGCCTGAGATGCACTTTGTACCAAATCCTTCCAACACGGAGTTCATATATTTGGTCGGTTTAGAACATGTAGTTGATTTTATCACTAAGGAGCCTGCTATTCCACCACCTCCAGAACCGTTCGAGTGTACTCAATGCAAAACGGACTTTACGCCTGTGTGGAAATGGGAGAAGCCGGTGACCGGTGGCAAGAAAGAAAGTCCAAGAGGACAACACGCAACTTTCCAGAGACCTCCGGCAGGTCGCGATCCTAGAGTCATATGTGAACACTGTGTGACGACAAACGTTAAAAAGGCTCTTAAAGCAGAACATACTAATCG GTTAAAGACAGCGTTCGTGAAAGCATTGCAACAGGAACAAGAAATCGAACAAAGGTTGGCACAAGCAGCTTGTCCAAGTCCAGATCCACCAGCGCCAAAACCAGTTCCTAAAGCAGCTACTCCCACAAGAAGAGTAGCAACACCACCAGCCCCTCCGCCGCAAGTACCACCGGCTCCAACGCTAGCCCCGACTCCACCAGCCCCTAAATTGCAAGAGCATCCTTTGGTTAAGTTAGCAGAAAGTGGAAAGTTCAGTCCACACCATGCTGCTGCTGCAGCTGCATTGCAGCAACAGTTACTCAGAG AACTGGCAAAAAATCCTGTACCAGGTCTACCACCTCATCAACCTCTTCCCGCTCACATGATGCCACCATTTACCTCAATACTGTACCCTTATCAGCTGGCAATGGCACAGGCTGGCGGAAAGGGACTCGCAGAATTACAACGACAAGCAGCAGATTTGCAACGCCAATATTTGCTTGACATGATTCCGTCGCAAGCATCTCAAGCACAAGGCAACCAAGCTCCACCGCGAGCCCATCCGCATAATTGGAAAACGTAA